A single region of the Melospiza melodia melodia isolate bMelMel2 chromosome 7 unlocalized genomic scaffold, bMelMel2.pri SUPER_7_unloc_1, whole genome shotgun sequence genome encodes:
- the LOC134432880 gene encoding olfactory receptor 14J1-like, producing the protein GNGLIISAVACGHHLHTPMFFFLLNLLGSRACAHMAAAAWASAFLTALLHTANTFSLPLCHGNALGQFFCEIPQILKLSCSHSKLREHGIIVVNVCLSFGCFVFMVSSYVQIFRAVLRIPSEQGRHKAISTCLPHLAVVFLLVSTSSFAYLKPPSISSPSLDLALSVLYSVVPPALNPLIYSLRNQE; encoded by the exons ggcaacggcctcatcatcagcgccgtagcctgcggccaccacctgcacacgcccatgttcttcttcctgctcaac ctcctgggcagcagagcttgtgcccacatggcagcagctgcctgggccagtgcttttctcactgctctgctgcacacagccaatacattttccctgcccctgtgccatggcaatgccctgggccagttcttctgtgaaatcccacagatcctcaagctctcctgctcacactccaaactCAGGGAACATGGAATTATTGTGGTCAATgtctgtttatcatttggttgttttgtgttcatggtttcctcctatgtgcagatcttcagggctgtgctgaggatcccctctgagcagggacggcacaaagccatttccacctgcctccctcacctggccgtggtcttcCTGTTGGTCAGCACTTCCAGTTTTGCatacttgaagcccccctccatctcctccccatccttggatctcgccctgtcagttctgtactcggtggtgcctcctgccctgaaccccctcatctacagcctgaggaaccaggag